The Vibrio diazotrophicus DNA window CTATGAGCAATTGAAAACGTCGCAACCAGAGCAAAAGCGCTGGCTTGCGCGACTGTTTGAAAAGAGATCGGCCTAACAAGCGAATTAACCGACACGCGGAGCAGGCAAGCCGGTCTCCGCTGGATGAAACGAGAACGAAATAATCAAGGATTTGTTATGAAACATACACTTTTGATTGCTGCGACCGCAACAGCTTTACTGGCAGGTTGTGCCAGCACCACTGAACAATCTCAGTCTGCTGCGACCAATGCCGATGCACGTTTTTCTGACTGTAATTTACCGACGCTAGAAGACGACCGTGGTCCAATCAAGCCGTCACTGTTTGTTGTAGGCACCTTCCCTGAAGGTCAGTGGATTCACCTAGATACTCACAAAATGGGTTACAAAGGCGATGGAATTTATCAAGTGGTCTCGGACGAACAAGCGGGCAATGTCAGTTTGCAATTTGCCACGATGAGCTGGACGCCTCAGTTTACAGCAGCAGGTATGTCGATGACCGTGGGACAAGTGAATGAGTTAAAACGTGGTGGATTTGCGAAAAACACCGTAGTGAGTTTGCCTAAAGATGGCAAGTATGTGTGGACCATTCAGCTTGCGCCAGACAAAGCACCACTATTTGCCATGGTTAGTGAATGTAAGTAGTTAAGAACACATACAGTTGGCAGCCGTAACCGTATTCGGCTGCCTGATTTACCCAGACAGATTGCCAACCAGTCTGCCTCGGTAAATTGAGGATCATTTTTTATACCCTTTTGGTAAGTGGAGAGATTCATGGCGACGGTTAGTTTGCGTAAAGTAGAAAAAAAATATGACAACGGTTTTAAAGCTGTCCATGGCATCGATTTGGATATTCGCGAAGGCGAATTTATGGTGTTTGTCGGACCGTCGGGTTGCGCGAAATCAACCACCTTGCGCATGATTGCTGGTCTGGAAAGTATCACTGGTGGCGAGATTCGAATTGGCAACAGAGTGGTGAATGACTTACCGCCGAAAGATCGCGGCATTGCGATGGTATTTCAGAACTATGCGCTCTACCCACACAAAACCGTGTTCGACAACATGGCGTTTGGCCTGAAAATGCAAAAACGGCCGAAAGATGAGATTAAGCGTCGTGTCGAAGAGGCAGCGGAAAAACTGGAGATCAAGGAACTGCTGCATCGTAAGCCGAAGGAAATGTCCGGAGGTCAGCGTCAGCGCGTTGCGGTTGGACGTGCAATTGTGCGTAAGCCTGAAGTGTTCCTGTTTGATGAGCCGTTATCGAACCTTGATGCCAAATTGCGAGTGTCGATGCGAGTTAAAATTGCTCAGTTACACCAATCATTGAAAGAAGAAGGTACTCCCGCCACCATGATTTACGTCACGCACGATCAAACCGAGGCTTTGACGCTTGGCGATCGCATCTGCGTACTTAATCAAGGCAAAATCATGCAGGTGGATACGCCTACTAACCTCTACAACTACCCAGCCAACAAGTTTGTGGCGAGTTTTATCGGCTCACCCGCGATGAATTTGATTGATACCGTGATCCGAGAAGAAAACGGCCAGCTTTACATCGAAATTGGCTCGGGTATTCGCATGTTTATTCCAGTGGAAAAACAGGAAGCATTGAGAGAATACGTGGATAAACCAGTGTGCTTCGGCATTCGCCCAGAACACATTGGTGTTGCTGACGCTGGCGACACCATTAACGCCTTTGAAGGTGTTTTGACGGTGGTGGAAAATATGGGGAATGAGAAGTACCTCTACTTCAAAGTAGGCGGGAAAGAAGTGATAGCGCGCGTTAATGATCAAACCATCACAACCGCAGATATTGGCAAGCCGATGCGCTTCAATCTCAACACTGCCTTCTGTCATATCTTCGATTTCTACAGTGAAAAGAACTTAACCAACAACCGGGAATGAATCCCGGTTAATTTTCACAAACCACGGGGGAGTCTCCAATGAAAAAACGCACTTTGCTTTGCAGTGCGCTGCTGGCTGCTATTGCCGCAAATGGACTGATGTTTAGCCCAACAACTTTCGCTGCGACCAGTGCTGATACGGAAACTGGCACTTATCTCGATTTTCGCAAAGAAACGATTTACTTTGTTTTTCTTGATCGTTTCAGCGATGGAGATGTAAGCAACAACACGGGCCACAATCCAGCAACTTACGATCCGAACAACTTGAAAAAGTATGTTGGGGGAGACCTTCGTGGCCTAATTGACAAACTGCCGTATTTAAAATCACTTGGTGTAACCGCGATTTGGATTACTCCGCCAGTGGATAACGCCGACAATATCGATGCCAATGGCGGGGCTGGTTATCACGGTTACTGGGGACGTGATTTCTTCCGTGTGGATGAGCACTTCGGCACCTTGGATGATTTCAAAGAACTGACCAGCAAAATGCACAGCGCAGAATACAACATGAAGCTGGTTCTCGACTATGCTCCTAACCATTCCAATGGGAACGATGAAAACGAATACGGCGCTTTATATCGTGATGGGCAGTTTATCACTGACTACAACAGCGATGTCGCGGCAGGCACTGACTGGTATCACCACAATGGTGGTGTGACCAACTGGAACGATTGGTATCAAGTACGCAATTTTAATTTGTTCAACCTTTCTGACTTCAACCAATCGAATACCAATGTGTATCAATACTTGCTCGATGGATCTAAGTTTTGGATCGATGCAGGTGTCGATGCGATAAGAATTGATGCGATCAAGCATATGGATAAGTCGTTTATTCAGCAATGGACGACGGACATCTATGACTACAGTAAGAGCCTTGGTCGTGATGGCTTTTACTTTTTCGGAGAATGGTTTGGTGCCAGCGCCAATACCACCACGGGTATCGACGGTTACGCGATAGATTACGCTAACACTTCCGGTTCAGCGCTGCTTGACTTCGGTTTTCGCGACACTTTAGAGCGAGTGTTGGCCAACCGTGCTGGCAATAGTATGAAAACGCTAAATAGCTACTTGGAAACGCGCAAATCAGTTTTCACCAGTGACGATTGGCAAGTGGTGTTCATGGATAACCACGATATGGCGCGTATCTCAACTGCGTTGCGTTCTAGCGCTTCTACGTTTGGCCCCGGTAACAACGAGGCGGGCGGCAACCAGAGTGAAGCGTTTGCCCAGCAGCGTGTTAATTTAGGGCTAGTGGCGACTATGACAGTACGTGGTATCCCAGCCATTTACTACGGTACCGAACACTATTCGGCAGACTTTACCCAGAACGCTTTTGGTCAAGTAGGCAGTGACCCGTACAACCGTGAGAAAATGCCAAGCTTTAGCCAAGATACACAAGCGTTTAAGATCATCCAAGCTTTGACTGATCTACGCCAAAATAGTCTAGCGATTCAACGCGGTAGCTACACGCAGCGATGGGTTGAAGACGATGTGTTGGTCTATGAGCGCCAAGAAGGAGAAGATGTTGTGACTGTCGCACTTAACCGCGGTTCAGCAACTTCAGTAACGGTAGGTAATTTGGCACTTAGTGATGTGGTAGCCACACCAGTTTAATTGGTGATGACATTGTAAGCGTGAGCGGTGGCGAAGCGACTTTCCATTTGGCCCAAAACCAAGCGTTGGTGCTGCATGGCAGTGGTGGCGGTAGCGTCGACCCGACACTGAAAACCGTCGCGTTCACTTGCTACAACGGTTACACCAATCTTGGTCAAAGTGTTTATGCCGTTGGCAATGTTGCACAGTTAGGCGGTTGGGCTCCGGCAGGCGCGGTTAAACTCGATCCTGCGCAGTATCCAACTTGGAGCGCAACCATTGATGTACCAGTAGCGCAAAACATCGAGTGGAAGTGTCTAAAAAGGGATGAAACCAACCCTGAGTTGAACGTAGTTTGGCAATCAGGGGGTAATAACCAACTTGATAGCAACGCCAATGCAACCCAAGGCTCTTTCTAATTTTAGTTCGAAGAAATGAACTCTAATTGCCCGAATAGCTGCTGTTAAAACTAAACGTCCCCACGGTCTATGTATCTTGGGGACGTTTTCATTGCATTCATCTAGTCAGCTTTTCTGTGCATCACTAAATTAGACGCTCCCCTTTGGTGACTTACATTTCTCTATTCGAAGTTACATAAATCCAATAACACTATTTACTCAAAACAAAACGGCATAGTGTACGTATAGGGGGAAACGAAGCTAGATGTTACACAAAAGCTTAATGTTGTAGCCGTAAAGTCGAAAGCTTTCACTAGTTGGAAACTCGAATGATTAAAGCCATATATTTTGACTTAGACAACACACTGGTAAATAGGGATGCCAGTATTGATCGGTTTGTTAGTTGTTTTGTTCAACGGTTTTCGTCAGATCTTAGGAGAATCAACGCACTTCAGGTGGGTGACATTATTAAGAAACAAGATAATGGTGGATACCTATCGGACAACTCACCATACAGTCATATATTTGAAGCTGTCGGTACTGAACTTTCTGTTCAACTACCATGGAAAAACAAGAGAAGTGCGGAAGAGTTAAGTCAGTATTGGCAGCACAATTTCCCAAGATGTGCTGTAGAAATGAATGGGGCTGTAAACCTGCTTAATTATCTTAGTTACAGAAAATATCACCTAGGTGTAATTTCAAATGGTGCTGATCTAAGTCGAAGAGTAACAATCAACGCGACTTCTTTTAGTCATCTATTTTCTCAAGTGGTCAGTTCAGATGGATTTGGGGTCAGTAAACCAGATCCTTTGATTTTTACGGATACAACAAGGCAAGCGGGTTTCGAAACCAATGAATGTGTTTATGTTGGAGATCACCCAGTAAAAGACGCTCTTGGAGCTATTAATGCTGGCATGACAGCAGTATGGCTCGCAGGATTTCATGAAAATATTGACCTTCCCCAAAATGTGTTAACGGTTAATAGCTTAGCTGAAGTGCTCGATGTTTTGAGTTTATGACTCAGAAGAGTCTTTTTACTGTTTATCGCACCTTTTCGGCATATCTCTTTAATTAAACTTAGCAATACCAGAGGTTGCCTGAATAAACATCCGGCCTGATTTCAACGGTTATAATTACGGTATACATAAACCGATTTCAGGTTAATTCAAGGATGTTTTATGAATAAGAAATATCGAATTGAGAAAGATAGTATGGGGGAAGTTAACGTTCCTTCTGATGCCCTCTATCAGGCTCAAACACAAAGAGCCATCGATAACTTCAACATCAGTGAGCATAAGATGCCTAAAGACTTGATTGTGGCGTTAGCTTACATCAAACAGGCGGCAGCAAAGACAAACGCCAAGTTAGGCACATTAAACAGCCACGTCGCTGATGCAATAGTCAAAGCTGCGCAAAGCGTTATTGATGGTCAATATCATGACCAGTTTCCGATTGATGTCTTTCAGACTGGTTCTGGCACCAGTACAAATATGAATGCCAATGAAGTACTGGCGACTCTGGCAAGCCAAATATTGAATGAGAAAGTAAGCCCCAACGATCACGTTAATATGGGGCAGAGCAGTAATGATGTGATTCCAACTTCCATTCAAGTGAGTGCTGTCATGACATGTGAGAAATTGTTGATTCCGGCACTCACTCATTTAGCTGAAACACTCAGAAGCAAACAGAAGGAACTGGACGGGATTGTTAAAACCGGAAGAACGCATCTAATGGACGCCATGCCAATTACGTTTAGTCAGGAACTAAGTGGCTGGGAAGCACAAATACAACATGCTTTGCAGTCAATTAGCTCTGCTTTGGAATCGACAAGAGCACTTGGGCAGGGAGGAACCGCAGTAGGAACGGGTATCAATGCTCATACAGGCTTTGCTGAGGATTTCTGTCATAACTTAAGTCAGCTCAGTGGCTTATCCTTTAAGCCAAGTGGCAATTTCTATTTTAATTTGAGCTGTCAGGATTCGATTGTTTCTCTATCCGGTCAGTTAAAGACACTGGCTGTTGCCTTGATGAAAATATCCAATGATTTACGTTGGATGAATTCAGGTCCGCTTGCAGGGCTTGGTGAAATAGAGCTGGAAGCTTTACAACCAGGTTCATCAATCATGCCGGGCAAAGTAAACCCAGTGATCCCCGAAGCCGTAGCAATGGCTTCGGCACAGGTAATAGGCAACGATACAACCATTACGGTTGCCGGCCAGTCAGGAAACTTCCAGCTTAATGTTATGTTGCCTGTTATTGCTTACAACCTGCTTGAATCGATACATTTGCTCACCAATTCATGCATTTCACTGGCAGATAAAGCGATTAAGCCGTTCAAAGTGCGTCAGCAAAATATTGATAAGGCTCTTGCCAAAAATCCAATCCTTATTACCGCGTTAAATCCGGTGGTTGGTTATTTGAAAGCAGCCGAAATAGCCAAAAAAGCCTATAAGGAAGGCCGAGCTGTCATTGATGTCGCGGAAGAAGAAACCGATTTGAGCCGAGAAGAATTAGAGCACTATCTTGACCCTAAAACATTAACACGTGGCGGACTTGTATAAACGAAACTGCGGGACAGAATGACTGTGCCCGCAGCGTAAAAATAGTTCTCTGAATATTAATAAGCTTTTGAATCCATTGACGGATTCATTGGCCGGTCAGTTAGTCTCGCAACATAATGTCGAGCTGATCCACTACCTCGGCCCAGTCGGCATCTTGTTCGATAGCTTGTTTCAAAAAATCCGATTGTGACCTTGTCCAAAAACTCGCTTTATGTATTGGAGCTGAATCTCGCGTATGTCGGTGGTTCTTGACGAACTCTTTGATTTCTTTAGGTGAATGCCCTAAACCAAGCTGCTTAAATAGCTCCGGCATACCGTGTTGATATATTTCCATTATCGACCTCCTCAATAGCGTTCACTTACCTAAAGTATATACGCTACTCAGAAATTGATGGGGTAAGCCAAATGCGAGAGTTTTCCTGAAATATAGCGGACACCAATTGTGTTCTAGTCCACGCTTTACACCACACCTGTTTATCAATAATTGACCAACTTTTGTTAATGGATGAATATGTCCTTAGTTTGATATGGAATGCTATACCGAGGCTGTTTGAAATTTGTGCTCTGTTTTTTCTTTTAATAGATAAACAGTTCGATATTTATTTGGGAGTCGTGTTCTCAGTAACAGGCAACTAGATATACAAAGCTGTTGGTGAATTAATTTTTTGGAGTATCCAGTAATACAAATGATCAAAATTCTCTTAGATACTAATATTTTGCATCAGGAAGGCTTACAGTCATCACGATTTCAACTTTTACAGCGGTTGATTAGAAGTAATTCAATTTGCTTAGTTATCCCTGAAATGGTGTTAAAGGAATATAAAAGTAAAAGACTAGACCAAGCTGAAGCTGAACTAAAGAAGCTTAACTCTGCTTTGGACAACTTAAACAGAAAGTCCATTATAGACAAAGATAAGTATGTCGTTAGGCAACTTACAAATTTTGTGGCTACGTCAATAAAAGAAGCAGATCGATTTGTAGACTCTTGGATAAAAGAGAACAAGGTTGTAGTGCCATTAATCTCGGATACTTCAATTGAAGACATTTTTAAATCTTATTTCTCTGGCACAGGAGCGTTTCGTAATAAAAAGCAAAGAGAAGATATTCCCGATGCAGTTATTTTAGATGCTATAGAAAAACTGGCAAAAGAAAGCGAGTTGTTTGTTGTTGCAAAAGATGGTGCTTTAATAGAAGCAGTCAAATATATCGATAATGTAGTACTTTTCAAGGACCTCATCGAAGTGATTGAAGTTCCTCAGTTGAAAGCTATTCTTGTTGAACTAAATGCAAGTGAAAGGAAAGTCACGTCTATAATAGAAACCCTTTCTACATTTGATTCCTGCTATGAGGTTTCTCAATATCTAACCGACAATTATCTTGTAGAAGTAGAAGGATTTTATGATGAAGATTTTGTTGAGCTCCCTTATGACCTTACCAACATTGAGTTAACCGAACATGAAGTACATGTTCAAAACTTAAAAGAAGTTTCAGTCGATTCTCCTCGTTATTTGGGTAACGGAAAGTTTGCGTATACTTTGTCTGCTGAATGTGAGGCAGAACTGTCCTTTTACTGTGAAAACGAAGCGTACGAATCTCTTTCTTATGAATACCGAAAAGCACTCTCAAAATCAGAAATTGAGGGTCTAAGTAATGTTAAAGTTACTGGTAGTGTTGAGGTGATCTTTAAAGGTGTTGTGGAATTATGCGGCATCGAAACGGATATTGAAACAAGTCAACTTCAAGTGCATTTGTCGTACTTAGGTGCGGAAAAAAGCCTCATAAGTTGTGATGTCAGCTTAGAAAAATTAGAGATACAGGATATTTACTAAGTTCGCCACAAAGCATTCAACATGGAGAAAAATAAATGGAATTAAATTCATTGCTACTATTTGTGGTCGCTTGTCTGGCTATCAATATGATACCTGGGCCAGACGTAATCTACATCGTTTCCAATACAATGAAAGGTAAGTTGGCTACAGGGTTTAAAGCCGCAATGGGGTTGGGTGTGGGCTACTTTGTTCATACACTCGCCGCGTGTTTAGGTTTATCTGCAATAATCCTCAGCTCTGCTGTCGCCTTTAGTGCGGTAAAATGGCTGGGCGCTGCTTACTTAGTCTATTTAGGTGTTCAGTCGCTAATTTCAATGTGGCGCGGTGAGAGCGAATTGGTGGTTAGCGAGAATGTTGAACGCAATAAAAATGTGTTTGTGCAGGGTGTTATTGTTAGTGTCTTGAACCCGAAGGT harbors:
- a CDS encoding DUF2789 domain-containing protein; the protein is MEIYQHGMPELFKQLGLGHSPKEIKEFVKNHRHTRDSAPIHKASFWTRSQSDFLKQAIEQDADWAEVVDQLDIMLRD
- a CDS encoding glycosidase yields the protein MKHTLLIAATATALLAGCASTTEQSQSAATNADARFSDCNLPTLEDDRGPIKPSLFVVGTFPEGQWIHLDTHKMGYKGDGIYQVVSDEQAGNVSLQFATMSWTPQFTAAGMSMTVGQVNELKRGGFAKNTVVSLPKDGKYVWTIQLAPDKAPLFAMVSECK
- a CDS encoding HAD family hydrolase, with product MIKAIYFDLDNTLVNRDASIDRFVSCFVQRFSSDLRRINALQVGDIIKKQDNGGYLSDNSPYSHIFEAVGTELSVQLPWKNKRSAEELSQYWQHNFPRCAVEMNGAVNLLNYLSYRKYHLGVISNGADLSRRVTINATSFSHLFSQVVSSDGFGVSKPDPLIFTDTTRQAGFETNECVYVGDHPVKDALGAINAGMTAVWLAGFHENIDLPQNVLTVNSLAEVLDVLSL
- a CDS encoding PIN domain-containing protein, which produces MIKILLDTNILHQEGLQSSRFQLLQRLIRSNSICLVIPEMVLKEYKSKRLDQAEAELKKLNSALDNLNRKSIIDKDKYVVRQLTNFVATSIKEADRFVDSWIKENKVVVPLISDTSIEDIFKSYFSGTGAFRNKKQREDIPDAVILDAIEKLAKESELFVVAKDGALIEAVKYIDNVVLFKDLIEVIEVPQLKAILVELNASERKVTSIIETLSTFDSCYEVSQYLTDNYLVEVEGFYDEDFVELPYDLTNIELTEHEVHVQNLKEVSVDSPRYLGNGKFAYTLSAECEAELSFYCENEAYESLSYEYRKALSKSEIEGLSNVKVTGSVEVIFKGVVELCGIETDIETSQLQVHLSYLGAEKSLISCDVSLEKLEIQDIY
- a CDS encoding class II fumarate hydratase, whose amino-acid sequence is MNKKYRIEKDSMGEVNVPSDALYQAQTQRAIDNFNISEHKMPKDLIVALAYIKQAAAKTNAKLGTLNSHVADAIVKAAQSVIDGQYHDQFPIDVFQTGSGTSTNMNANEVLATLASQILNEKVSPNDHVNMGQSSNDVIPTSIQVSAVMTCEKLLIPALTHLAETLRSKQKELDGIVKTGRTHLMDAMPITFSQELSGWEAQIQHALQSISSALESTRALGQGGTAVGTGINAHTGFAEDFCHNLSQLSGLSFKPSGNFYFNLSCQDSIVSLSGQLKTLAVALMKISNDLRWMNSGPLAGLGEIELEALQPGSSIMPGKVNPVIPEAVAMASAQVIGNDTTITVAGQSGNFQLNVMLPVIAYNLLESIHLLTNSCISLADKAIKPFKVRQQNIDKALAKNPILITALNPVVGYLKAAEIAKKAYKEGRAVIDVAEEETDLSREELEHYLDPKTLTRGGLV
- a CDS encoding ABC transporter ATP-binding protein gives rise to the protein MATVSLRKVEKKYDNGFKAVHGIDLDIREGEFMVFVGPSGCAKSTTLRMIAGLESITGGEIRIGNRVVNDLPPKDRGIAMVFQNYALYPHKTVFDNMAFGLKMQKRPKDEIKRRVEEAAEKLEIKELLHRKPKEMSGGQRQRVAVGRAIVRKPEVFLFDEPLSNLDAKLRVSMRVKIAQLHQSLKEEGTPATMIYVTHDQTEALTLGDRICVLNQGKIMQVDTPTNLYNYPANKFVASFIGSPAMNLIDTVIREENGQLYIEIGSGIRMFIPVEKQEALREYVDKPVCFGIRPEHIGVADAGDTINAFEGVLTVVENMGNEKYLYFKVGGKEVIARVNDQTITTADIGKPMRFNLNTAFCHIFDFYSEKNLTNNRE
- a CDS encoding LysE family translocator — encoded protein: MELNSLLLFVVACLAINMIPGPDVIYIVSNTMKGKLATGFKAAMGLGVGYFVHTLAACLGLSAIILSSAVAFSAVKWLGAAYLVYLGVQSLISMWRGESELVVSENVERNKNVFVQGVIVSVLNPKVALFFLSFLPQFIDTSAGVASMQLLVLGLVFSALATLCNILYASVGSWVFSRPNSQRYSRALEGVSGVLLIGLASKVAISDR